The Noviherbaspirillum saxi genome includes a window with the following:
- a CDS encoding LysE family translocator, with protein sequence MSWDSFFIFFVTTAVVCLTPGPAALLVVAQGMSNGFRRSYWAIAGIAVGNAIYFALSATGVAALIVASATLFSVIKWVGVVYLFYLGISAIRSKASALTVTGDASQATGGLRAFWQAMVVELSNPKALLYFVALLPQFIDPAQPVGRQLLIFGITCIGLDTAAYSLYAWLGSKTQRFTANTRFVTASNRTAGALLMLAGALMATVKRAAH encoded by the coding sequence ATGAGCTGGGATAGTTTTTTCATATTTTTTGTCACCACGGCGGTCGTTTGTCTGACGCCCGGGCCAGCTGCATTGCTGGTTGTCGCGCAGGGCATGTCGAACGGCTTCCGGCGTTCATACTGGGCGATTGCCGGCATCGCGGTCGGCAATGCCATTTACTTCGCCTTGTCGGCTACCGGGGTGGCGGCCCTGATCGTGGCGAGCGCAACGCTGTTTTCCGTCATCAAATGGGTGGGTGTCGTCTACTTGTTCTATCTGGGCATCTCTGCGATCCGCAGCAAGGCAAGCGCCTTGACCGTAACCGGCGACGCCAGCCAGGCCACTGGCGGCTTGCGCGCATTCTGGCAGGCGATGGTGGTCGAGTTGTCCAATCCCAAGGCCTTGCTGTATTTCGTCGCCTTGCTGCCGCAGTTCATCGACCCGGCGCAGCCGGTTGGCCGGCAATTGCTGATCTTCGGCATTACCTGCATCGGTCTCGATACCGCCGCGTATAGCTTGTACGCATGGCTGGGCAGCAAGACGCAGCGCTTTACCGCCAACACGCGCTTTGTGACAGCCAGTAATCGCACCGCCGGTGCATTGCTGATGCTGGCGGGCGCGCTGATGGCGACGGTAAAGCGCGCGGCGCATTGA
- a CDS encoding Lrp/AsnC family transcriptional regulator — MKIDFDVMDGRILEILQADARITLAEIGRRIHMSQPAVAERVRRMEAAGVITGYHARVNPAALGYGITAFIRVSKRSHETPVEVVAAQVPQIVECHSITGDDCSIVKVVATSVGELEKVIVELTRCGVTSTSLILSSFIERKAIKPSA; from the coding sequence ATGAAGATTGATTTTGATGTAATGGATGGCCGTATCCTGGAGATCCTGCAAGCCGATGCGCGGATCACGCTTGCTGAAATCGGCCGACGCATCCATATGAGCCAGCCGGCCGTGGCCGAACGGGTAAGGCGCATGGAAGCTGCCGGCGTGATCACCGGTTACCATGCGCGGGTCAACCCGGCCGCGCTGGGTTATGGCATTACTGCATTCATCCGCGTCTCCAAGCGCAGCCATGAAACGCCGGTCGAAGTGGTCGCCGCCCAAGTGCCGCAGATTGTCGAATGCCACTCGATCACTGGCGACGACTGCAGCATCGTCAAGGTAGTCGCGACCTCGGTCGGTGAGCTGGAAAAGGTGATCGTCGAACTGACGCGCTGCGGCGTCACCTCGACCTCGCTGATCCTGTCTTCCTTCATCGAACGCAAGGCGATCAAACCGTCTGCCTAA